From the uncultured Methanobrevibacter sp. genome, one window contains:
- a CDS encoding NAD+ synthase — MSELPKIDLEKTKSNIVEFIKSKVNEARSDGIAIGLSGGIDSTLVAYLACEAVGHDNVFGIVMPSSTTPAEDKIHGIEIAQNLGIDYREIAIDSILNEYLSVTQLDNNDLAIGNLKARIRMSVLYYYANFKNYLVIGTGNKSEILIGYFTKHGDGACDMEPIGDLYKSEVFKLSKHLGISKEIVEKPPRAGLWDNQTDEDEIGMSYDLLDKILYLFSEKDMKNVEIAEKLDISVNDVDMIISKIKRSAHKSKVPESPQKTIL; from the coding sequence TTGAGTGAACTTCCAAAAATCGATTTAGAAAAGACAAAATCCAACATTGTTGAATTCATAAAATCCAAAGTTAATGAGGCCAGAAGTGACGGAATAGCTATTGGATTGAGTGGAGGAATCGATTCAACTCTTGTGGCATACTTGGCCTGCGAGGCTGTTGGTCATGACAATGTATTTGGAATTGTAATGCCATCCTCAACAACACCTGCCGAAGATAAAATTCATGGAATCGAAATAGCGCAGAATTTAGGAATTGATTACAGAGAAATTGCTATTGACAGTATTTTAAATGAATATTTATCCGTTACACAACTTGACAATAATGATTTGGCCATCGGAAACCTGAAAGCCAGAATCAGAATGTCAGTGCTTTATTATTATGCAAACTTTAAAAATTACCTTGTCATCGGAACAGGTAACAAAAGCGAAATCCTGATTGGTTATTTTACAAAACATGGAGATGGCGCATGTGACATGGAACCTATCGGAGATTTATACAAAAGTGAAGTTTTTAAATTAAGCAAACATTTAGGCATTTCCAAAGAAATCGTTGAAAAACCGCCACGTGCAGGTTTATGGGACAACCAGACAGATGAAGATGAAATTGGAATGAGCTATGATTTGCTTGACAAGATTCTATATCTTTTTAGTGAAAAGGATATGAAAAATGTTGAAATTGCTGAAAAACTGGATATTTCAGTAAATGACGTTGATATGATTATTTCAAAAATTAAAAGGAGCGCACACAAAAGCAAAGTTCCTGAAAGTCCTCAAAAAACAATATTATAA